A genome region from Glutamicibacter arilaitensis Re117 includes the following:
- the wecB gene encoding non-hydrolyzing UDP-N-acetylglucosamine 2-epimerase translates to MKKIMPIYGTRPEAIKVAPIVKALKEADEFECVVVVTGQHREMLDQVNELFGITPDYDLDVIQPRQTLNGLLTKTIAGLDEIFEKEKPDAVVVQGDTTTSTAGAIAAFYRGIPVVHAEAGLRSYDIFSPFPEEANRKLTSQIASLHLAPTWLSKRNLERETFKSSDIVITGNSVIDALLTVVEKKVPFSDAKLEELVSSGKRIVLVTTHRRENQGEPMRGIGRALAKLSKAEPDVEFILPLHRNPAVREALLPEIDGLSNVTLTEPLAYGEFTRIIDASSVVLTDSGGVQEEAPSLGKPVLVMRLNTERPEAVTAGTVRLIGTDEKRIFDSVTELLHDEAAYNEMANAVNPYGDGKASERTVAAIAELLGVGSRIEEFDSKLSDPEDMMRATSI, encoded by the coding sequence ATGAAGAAGATCATGCCAATCTATGGCACTCGTCCCGAGGCCATCAAGGTTGCGCCGATCGTCAAGGCTTTGAAAGAAGCTGACGAGTTTGAGTGCGTAGTTGTTGTTACTGGACAACACCGCGAAATGCTGGATCAGGTCAACGAACTCTTTGGCATTACGCCGGACTATGACTTGGACGTTATCCAGCCTCGCCAGACTCTGAACGGTCTGCTCACCAAGACCATCGCTGGGTTGGATGAGATTTTTGAGAAGGAAAAGCCGGATGCAGTCGTCGTCCAGGGCGACACCACGACCTCGACTGCTGGCGCTATTGCTGCATTCTACCGTGGTATCCCAGTGGTTCACGCGGAAGCCGGACTTCGCAGCTACGACATCTTCTCTCCGTTCCCGGAGGAAGCCAACCGTAAGCTGACCAGTCAGATTGCTAGCCTGCACCTTGCGCCAACTTGGTTGAGCAAGCGAAATCTCGAGCGCGAAACGTTCAAGAGCAGTGACATCGTCATCACCGGCAACTCCGTGATTGATGCGCTGTTGACGGTTGTCGAAAAGAAGGTTCCTTTCTCGGACGCCAAGCTGGAAGAACTTGTTTCTTCGGGGAAGCGAATCGTTCTGGTTACGACTCACCGTCGCGAAAACCAGGGTGAACCTATGCGCGGCATCGGCCGTGCACTAGCGAAGCTGTCCAAGGCTGAGCCCGACGTTGAATTCATCTTGCCGTTGCACCGCAACCCTGCTGTTCGCGAAGCCTTGCTTCCGGAGATTGACGGACTGTCGAACGTAACGCTTACCGAGCCATTGGCTTACGGCGAATTCACTCGTATCATCGATGCATCCAGCGTTGTGTTGACTGACTCCGGTGGAGTGCAGGAAGAGGCGCCAAGCCTTGGCAAGCCGGTTCTCGTGATGCGTCTGAACACCGAGCGTCCTGAAGCTGTGACTGCTGGTACCGTACGACTGATCGGCACCGATGAGAAGCGCATTTTCGATTCGGTAACCGAGCTCTTGCATGATGAAGCTGCTTACAACGAGATGGCTAACGCTGTTAACCCTTACGGTGACGGCAAAGCCTCCGAGCGTACCGTGGCTG